A section of the Cutibacterium granulosum genome encodes:
- a CDS encoding ABC transporter permease → MWKATFTSLWSRKLRLFMSTLAIVFGVAFVSGSFVFGDMLRSTFNSIVSGSVSDVEVSKNTEDAVQGDATKPYPLTPAVVDRIRTIDGVKDAQGTVTETGTVLIDRDGKAITSFGPPQLGFSWQTTPALGGQQGVHVVSGHEPRADDEVVVDPQTLDKSGHHVGDRVKVITSRAGTVQAKLVGTATVGQSGSAGASYVFFTTHRAQQLFLKGHDAFTGVATVVEPGADRATVAKAVQKVLPKGYQAKDGKVVADEQMSVIGKALGFVDIFLLVFAGISLLVASFLIVNTFTILVAQRSSELALYRAMGASRGQIRATVLVEALVVGAVGSVLGLFGGLGLAVAIKAIMAATGWDIGQTTLTLGVKAIVASLVTGILVTLVAALLPAARATRISPVQAMTSARTESEVGLGKRAVIGSVMAAVGVVGIVLGVLDVVGKPVAWAGAGMALTMIGVALASPLLGRPVIWIVGKVYRATFGEVGKLAELNSIRQPRRTAATASALMIGLTLVSLMAVFGASSTRSVTSQVTDTLRGDFMVGRQGFEGFPNQVRTKVAAVPQVKDVHAMKMAQMLEIPAGHTTPPKEYFTDATGRHMRGIAGMEATSLDKMSPQKVTKGRMFRTDGEMIVDEKAAEKNHLKVGSSYRLWSVDAQRPMTLTVVGIYTTGKGQPIATMWVSTSTLTSAGLGDKDTFLSIYLKPGTDHEQAHRALDAALADMPLVSVMDVGQYTDQILVNVNRTMALLYALLGLSIVIAVLGIVNTLGLSIIERTRELGLLRAIALTRPQVRRMITLESVVIALLGAVVGVGLGTVFGMVLQRLLADQGIDKLSIPWLQLVAFLVAAALVGVLAALWPAHRAARTNILKAIATE, encoded by the coding sequence ATGTGGAAGGCCACCTTCACCTCCCTGTGGAGCCGCAAGCTTCGGCTGTTCATGTCCACCTTGGCCATCGTCTTTGGCGTCGCCTTCGTCTCGGGATCGTTCGTCTTCGGCGACATGCTCCGGTCCACCTTCAACTCCATCGTCTCGGGGTCCGTCTCGGACGTCGAGGTGTCCAAGAACACCGAGGACGCGGTGCAGGGCGACGCGACGAAACCGTACCCGTTGACACCGGCCGTCGTCGACAGGATTCGCACGATCGACGGTGTCAAGGACGCCCAGGGCACCGTCACCGAGACGGGAACCGTCCTCATCGACCGCGACGGCAAGGCCATCACCAGTTTCGGGCCGCCCCAACTGGGCTTCAGCTGGCAGACGACCCCGGCCCTCGGCGGCCAGCAGGGCGTCCACGTCGTGTCGGGCCACGAACCGCGTGCCGACGACGAGGTGGTCGTCGATCCGCAAACCCTCGACAAATCCGGCCACCATGTCGGCGACAGGGTCAAGGTCATCACGAGCCGAGCCGGCACCGTCCAGGCGAAGCTCGTGGGCACCGCCACCGTCGGTCAGAGTGGGTCCGCCGGGGCCAGCTACGTGTTCTTCACAACGCACCGCGCCCAGCAGCTCTTCCTCAAGGGCCACGACGCGTTCACCGGTGTGGCCACGGTCGTCGAACCGGGCGCCGACCGGGCGACCGTCGCCAAGGCCGTCCAGAAGGTCCTGCCGAAGGGATACCAGGCCAAGGACGGCAAGGTCGTCGCCGATGAGCAGATGAGCGTCATCGGCAAGGCCCTCGGCTTCGTCGACATCTTCCTGCTCGTCTTCGCGGGCATCTCCCTGCTCGTCGCGAGCTTCCTCATCGTCAACACCTTCACCATTCTCGTCGCCCAACGCTCCTCCGAGCTGGCGCTGTACCGGGCCATGGGGGCCAGTCGCGGTCAGATCAGGGCGACCGTCCTGGTCGAGGCCCTCGTCGTGGGCGCCGTCGGGTCAGTGCTGGGTCTGTTCGGCGGCCTCGGTCTGGCCGTGGCCATCAAGGCGATCATGGCCGCAACCGGATGGGACATCGGGCAGACGACGCTCACCCTGGGCGTCAAGGCCATCGTGGCCTCGCTCGTCACCGGCATCCTCGTCACGCTCGTCGCCGCCCTGCTTCCGGCTGCCCGGGCCACCCGCATCTCTCCGGTCCAGGCCATGACCTCGGCCCGAACCGAGTCCGAGGTCGGATTGGGCAAACGGGCCGTCATCGGCTCCGTCATGGCCGCCGTGGGCGTCGTGGGGATCGTTCTGGGGGTGCTCGACGTCGTGGGCAAGCCAGTGGCCTGGGCCGGGGCCGGCATGGCCCTGACGATGATCGGCGTCGCCCTGGCCTCGCCCCTGCTCGGCCGTCCGGTCATCTGGATCGTCGGCAAGGTGTACCGAGCGACCTTCGGCGAGGTCGGCAAATTGGCCGAACTCAACTCGATCCGTCAGCCCCGACGCACTGCCGCGACCGCATCGGCCCTCATGATCGGGCTCACCCTGGTCTCCCTCATGGCCGTCTTCGGGGCCTCCTCGACGCGCTCGGTGACCAGCCAGGTCACCGACACGCTCCGTGGCGACTTCATGGTCGGCCGACAGGGATTCGAGGGGTTTCCCAACCAAGTCCGCACCAAGGTGGCCGCCGTCCCGCAGGTCAAGGACGTCCACGCCATGAAGATGGCGCAGATGCTCGAGATCCCCGCCGGCCACACGACCCCGCCCAAGGAGTACTTCACCGACGCCACGGGACGTCACATGCGCGGCATCGCGGGCATGGAGGCGACCTCGCTGGACAAGATGTCCCCCCAGAAGGTGACGAAGGGACGCATGTTCCGCACCGACGGCGAGATGATCGTCGACGAGAAGGCGGCAGAGAAGAATCACCTGAAGGTGGGGTCGTCCTACCGGTTGTGGTCAGTGGATGCCCAGCGTCCCATGACGCTCACCGTCGTCGGCATCTACACGACCGGCAAGGGACAGCCCATCGCCACCATGTGGGTCTCGACGAGCACCCTCACCTCGGCCGGTCTGGGCGACAAGGACACCTTCCTGTCGATTTACCTCAAGCCGGGCACCGACCACGAGCAGGCCCACAGGGCCCTCGACGCGGCATTGGCCGATATGCCGTTGGTGAGCGTCATGGACGTTGGCCAGTACACCGACCAGATCCTCGTCAACGTCAACCGGACCATGGCACTGCTCTACGCACTGCTGGGACTCAGCATCGTCATCGCCGTGCTCGGCATCGTCAACACCCTGGGTCTGAGCATCATCGAGCGCACCCGGGAACTGGGCCTGTTGCGTGCTATCGCCCTCACCCGCCCGCAGGTGCGCCGGATGATCACCCTGGAGTCGGTCGTCATCGCCTTGCTGGGTGCGGTGGTCGGGGTCGGTCTGGGAACCGTCTTCGGCATGGTGCTGCAACGTCTGCTCGCCGACCAGGGCATCGACAAACTCTCGATCCCGTGGCTGCAACTCGTGGCCTTCCTCGTGGCCGCGGCGCTCGTCGGGGTGCTCGCCGCGCTGTGGCCGGCGCACCGGGCGGCCCGCACGAACATCCTCAAGGCCATCGCCACCGAGTGA
- a CDS encoding ABC transporter ATP-binding protein: MAPTAAAADELVKTYGTGDAVVKALDGVSVTVEVGALTAVMGPSGSGKSTLMHCMAGLDRPTSGRAFIGQTDVATLTDRKLTLLRRERVGFIFQQFNLVPTLTARENILLPLAIAGRKPNPQWWDTVIDVVGLADRLDHKPSELSGGQQQRVACARALVGRPEIIFADEPTGNLDSMSATEVLGFLRRSVDEFGQTIVMVTHDPVSASYADRALFLADGRIVDDICHPTHDAVLTTMSRLDPRRHPSIDSGPDDGPSPHRAKTTGGEHVPAARRVERP, from the coding sequence ATGGCGCCGACCGCCGCTGCCGCCGATGAACTCGTCAAGACTTACGGAACCGGAGATGCCGTCGTCAAGGCCCTCGACGGGGTGAGCGTCACCGTCGAGGTCGGTGCCCTCACCGCGGTCATGGGTCCGTCGGGATCGGGCAAATCGACGCTCATGCACTGCATGGCCGGGCTCGACCGCCCCACCTCAGGCCGCGCCTTCATCGGCCAGACCGATGTCGCCACCCTCACCGACAGGAAGCTGACGCTGCTGCGACGTGAACGGGTCGGATTCATCTTCCAGCAGTTCAACCTCGTGCCAACCCTCACGGCCCGCGAGAACATCCTTCTTCCCCTGGCCATCGCCGGACGCAAGCCCAACCCGCAGTGGTGGGACACCGTCATCGACGTCGTCGGACTGGCCGACCGGCTCGACCACAAGCCCTCCGAGCTGTCAGGTGGGCAGCAGCAGCGCGTCGCCTGTGCGCGCGCCCTCGTGGGCCGACCCGAGATCATCTTCGCCGACGAGCCCACCGGCAATCTGGACTCCATGAGTGCCACCGAGGTGCTCGGCTTCCTGCGCCGGTCGGTCGACGAGTTCGGCCAGACCATCGTCATGGTCACCCACGACCCCGTCTCGGCCTCGTATGCCGACCGGGCGCTGTTCCTTGCCGACGGGCGCATCGTCGACGACATCTGTCATCCCACCCATGACGCCGTGCTCACGACGATGAGCCGCCTGGACCCGCGCCGCCACCCGTCGATCGACTCCGGGCCGGACGACGGCCCGTCCCCGCACCGGGCGAAGACAACCGGTGGCGAGCACGTGCCGGCCGCCCGCCGTGTCGAAAGGCCCTGA